A genomic region of Pseudoxanthomonas suwonensis contains the following coding sequences:
- a CDS encoding PA0069 family radical SAM protein, with protein MAETIKGRGSRQYLPGRFEVTTAEALDDGWAAPAEAESGPDPSRPRTELREETARSIVTRNDSPDVGFSQSVNPYRGCEHGCSYCFARPSHAYLNLSPGLDFETRIFAKTNAPELLRREFARAGYRPSPIALGINTDAYQPAERRLQLTRRLIEVMLECRHPFSLITKNALVERDIDLLQPLAEQRLVQVHFSVTTLDPHLSARLEPRAAAPHARLRAMHRLHEAGIPVGVMFAPAIPWVNDHELEAVLEAARAAGAGSAGYVLLRLPHEVAPLFRDWLQAHLPDRADRVMAAVRQMRGGKDYEAAFGARMRGRGQYADLLAQRFALAHRRFGYADVPPAPLDGSRFVPPRPASPQGQLF; from the coding sequence ATGGCCGAGACGATCAAGGGCCGCGGTTCGCGGCAGTACCTGCCCGGCCGCTTCGAGGTCACCACAGCCGAAGCGTTGGACGACGGCTGGGCCGCGCCGGCCGAGGCCGAAAGCGGGCCTGATCCGTCGCGCCCGCGCACCGAGCTGCGCGAGGAGACCGCGCGCAGCATCGTCACCCGCAACGATTCGCCCGACGTGGGCTTCTCCCAGTCGGTGAACCCCTACCGCGGCTGCGAGCACGGCTGCAGCTATTGCTTCGCGCGGCCGTCGCACGCCTACCTCAACCTGTCGCCCGGCCTGGACTTCGAGACCAGGATCTTCGCCAAGACCAACGCGCCGGAACTGCTGCGCCGCGAGTTCGCCCGTGCCGGCTACCGCCCCAGCCCGATCGCGCTGGGGATCAACACTGACGCCTACCAGCCGGCGGAACGGCGCCTGCAGCTGACCCGGCGCCTGATCGAGGTGATGCTCGAATGCCGCCACCCGTTCAGCCTGATCACCAAGAACGCGCTGGTCGAACGCGACATCGACCTGCTGCAGCCGCTGGCCGAACAGCGCCTGGTCCAGGTGCATTTCTCGGTCACCACCCTGGATCCGCACCTGAGCGCGAGGCTGGAACCGCGCGCAGCGGCGCCGCACGCGCGGCTGCGCGCGATGCACCGGCTGCACGAGGCCGGCATCCCGGTGGGCGTGATGTTCGCGCCGGCGATTCCCTGGGTGAACGACCACGAACTGGAAGCGGTGCTGGAGGCGGCGCGCGCGGCCGGTGCCGGCAGCGCCGGCTACGTGCTGCTGCGCCTGCCGCATGAGGTGGCCCCGCTGTTCCGCGACTGGCTGCAGGCGCACCTGCCCGACCGCGCCGACCGGGTGATGGCGGCGGTGCGGCAGATGCGCGGCGGCAAGGACTACGAGGCCGCCTTCGGCGCCCGCATGCGCGGCCGCGGCCAGTACGCCGACCTGCTCGCGCAGCGGTTCGCGCTGGCGCACCGGCGCTTCGGTTACGCCGACGTGCCGCCGGCGCCCCTGGATGGCAGCCGCTTCGTCCCGCCGCGCCCGGCGTCGCCGCAGGGCCAACTGTTCTAA
- the cls gene encoding cardiolipin synthase produces the protein MTYFDAAWAWLDDPPRLALYLGLAWLAYLFGLGLWIVLQKREPVATLSWVMSLALLPYVGFLIYFLFGPQKIQRQRLRRGRSRSGLEQFAGPLAGNPDCVELARLGQATTGLAPSSATAVQWLVDGHATYGALLEAIAAARHHVHLEYYIWNPDRTGLRLRDALVERARAGVQVRLLLDAVGSGRMRRRHLQPLVDAGAEVCWFHPTRLRPFSRPWLNMRSHRKIVVVDGATGFVGGINVTDEQDEVLYPGAYRDLHVRVDGAVVRSLQLVFVEDWVYANGCEARVFGDAGYWPDLAHGPVGAQVLVSGPDSSWEAIHRVHVGAIHEARRRVWLVTPYFVPGEAARMALTSAALGGLDTRLLVPRWSDSKLVTLAARSYYDELLRAGVQVYEYGPRMLHTKALLVDEDLCVVGSANFDHRSFRLNFEVSLLLRDLGSCESLAQLLEREFARARRVRVDRPMGLWRHRLPEAFARLLSPLL, from the coding sequence ATGACCTACTTCGACGCCGCTTGGGCATGGCTGGACGATCCACCGCGTCTGGCCCTGTACCTGGGCCTGGCCTGGCTGGCCTACCTGTTCGGACTGGGCCTGTGGATCGTGCTGCAGAAGCGCGAGCCGGTCGCCACCCTCAGCTGGGTGATGTCGCTGGCGCTGCTGCCGTACGTGGGCTTCCTGATCTATTTCCTGTTCGGCCCGCAGAAGATCCAGCGCCAGCGGCTGCGCCGCGGCCGTTCGCGCTCGGGTCTGGAGCAGTTCGCCGGGCCGCTGGCCGGCAACCCCGACTGCGTGGAACTGGCGCGGCTGGGCCAGGCCACCACCGGCCTGGCGCCCTCCAGCGCCACCGCCGTGCAGTGGCTGGTCGACGGCCACGCGACCTACGGGGCGCTGCTGGAGGCGATCGCCGCGGCGCGCCACCACGTGCACCTGGAGTACTACATCTGGAACCCGGACCGCACCGGCCTGCGCCTGCGCGACGCGCTGGTCGAACGCGCGCGCGCCGGCGTGCAGGTGCGCCTGCTGCTGGACGCCGTCGGCTCCGGGCGCATGCGCCGGCGCCACCTGCAGCCGCTGGTCGATGCCGGGGCGGAAGTGTGCTGGTTCCATCCGACCCGGCTGCGGCCCTTCAGCCGGCCCTGGCTCAACATGCGCAGCCACCGCAAGATCGTGGTCGTCGACGGCGCGACCGGCTTCGTCGGCGGGATCAACGTCACCGACGAGCAGGACGAGGTCCTGTACCCGGGCGCCTACCGCGACCTGCACGTGCGGGTGGACGGCGCGGTCGTGCGCAGCCTGCAGCTGGTGTTCGTGGAGGACTGGGTCTACGCCAACGGCTGCGAGGCGCGCGTCTTCGGCGACGCCGGGTACTGGCCGGACCTGGCGCACGGCCCGGTCGGCGCGCAGGTCCTGGTCTCCGGCCCGGATTCGTCCTGGGAAGCGATCCATCGGGTGCACGTGGGCGCGATCCACGAGGCCCGCCGCCGGGTGTGGCTGGTCACGCCCTACTTCGTGCCCGGCGAGGCGGCGCGCATGGCGCTGACCTCGGCCGCGCTGGGCGGGCTGGACACGCGCCTGCTGGTGCCACGCTGGAGCGATTCGAAGCTGGTGACCCTGGCCGCGCGTTCCTACTACGACGAACTGCTCAGGGCCGGGGTGCAGGTCTACGAGTACGGGCCGCGCATGCTGCACACCAAGGCGCTGCTGGTCGACGAGGACCTGTGCGTCGTCGGCAGCGCCAACTTCGACCACCGCAGCTTCCGGCTGAACTTCGAGGTGTCGCTGCTGCTGCGCGACCTAGGCAGCTGCGAATCGCTGGCGCAGCTGCTGGAACGCGAGTTCGCGCGCGCCCGGCGCGTGCGCGTGGACCGGCCCATGGGCCTGTGGCGGCATCGGCTGCCGGAGGCGTTCGCACGCCTGCTCTCGCCGCTGCTTTGA
- a CDS encoding pyridoxine 5'-phosphate synthase codes for MSTRISVNVNKIAVLRNSRGGHEPDVTAAARACLEAGAHGITVHPRPDRRHVVAEDLPPLAALTAQFGVELNIEGNPFAPPRPGYPGLLALCEQARPAQVTLVPDSDGQLTSDHGFAFDGDTAALAGQVAAFAALGCRVSLFVDAGVASLERAAALGAHRVEIYTGPYAQAFAEGDADAALRLCAETARRAQAAGLGVNAGHDLSQANLGAFLAGVPDVLEVSIGHALVGEALYDGLDATVRAYLAILGRGGGA; via the coding sequence ATGAGCACCCGGATCAGCGTCAACGTCAACAAGATCGCGGTCCTGCGCAATTCGCGCGGCGGCCACGAGCCGGACGTTACTGCCGCCGCGCGCGCATGCCTGGAGGCGGGCGCGCACGGCATCACCGTGCACCCGCGGCCCGACCGCAGGCATGTCGTCGCCGAGGACCTGCCGCCGCTGGCCGCGCTCACGGCGCAGTTCGGCGTGGAACTGAACATCGAGGGCAATCCGTTCGCACCGCCACGACCCGGCTATCCCGGGCTGCTCGCGCTGTGCGAGCAGGCACGGCCGGCGCAGGTGACCCTGGTCCCGGACAGCGACGGCCAGCTCACCTCTGACCACGGTTTCGCCTTCGACGGCGACACCGCCGCGCTGGCCGGGCAGGTCGCCGCCTTCGCCGCGCTCGGCTGCCGGGTCAGCCTGTTCGTCGACGCCGGGGTGGCATCGCTGGAGCGCGCCGCCGCGCTGGGCGCGCACCGCGTCGAGATCTATACCGGGCCTTATGCGCAGGCGTTCGCGGAAGGCGATGCCGACGCGGCCTTGCGCCTGTGCGCCGAGACCGCGCGGCGGGCACAGGCGGCCGGACTGGGCGTCAACGCCGGCCACGACCTGTCGCAGGCCAACCTGGGCGCGTTCCTGGCCGGAGTGCCGGACGTGCTCGAAGTGTCGATCGGGCACGCGCTGGTCGGCGAGGCCCTGTACGACGGCCTGGATGCCACGGTCCGCGCCTACCTGGCGATCCTCGGGCGGGGCGGCGGGGCCTGA
- a CDS encoding ExbD/TolR family protein → MAFSSGSQGPMADINVTPLVDVMLVLLIIFIVTAPIMTYPIDVALPQRVINPPPVTREPPPPIELRIDASNQVFWNNSPVSVTSLLQMMETEVQRDPTNQPELRIDASNDSEYEVTARVLAAAKNADMKKINFVQQ, encoded by the coding sequence ATGGCTTTCAGTTCCGGTTCCCAAGGCCCCATGGCCGACATCAACGTCACGCCCCTGGTGGACGTGATGCTGGTGCTGCTGATCATCTTCATCGTGACCGCGCCGATCATGACCTATCCGATCGACGTGGCCCTGCCGCAGCGGGTCATCAACCCGCCGCCGGTCACGAGGGAGCCGCCGCCGCCGATCGAGCTGCGCATCGACGCTTCCAACCAGGTCTTCTGGAACAACAGCCCGGTGTCGGTCACCTCGCTTCTGCAGATGATGGAGACCGAGGTGCAGCGCGATCCGACCAACCAGCCGGAGCTGCGCATCGACGCCAGCAACGATTCGGAGTACGAGGTCACGGCCCGGGTACTGGCCGCGGCCAAGAACGCGGACATGAAGAAGATCAACTTCGTGCAGCAGTAA
- a CDS encoding ExbD/TolR family protein, which translates to MAFSSDNSGGPMADINVTPLVDVMLVLLIIFIITAPLMQHKVKIELPETDVVAKDDEEARTMPITISVTENGSLFWGDEEITREILESRLSSAAQQVPQPKLNLRGDRTTKMRTISEVTQIAQRNGMLDIGFVATKEKGH; encoded by the coding sequence ATGGCCTTCAGTTCGGACAACAGCGGCGGCCCGATGGCCGACATCAACGTCACGCCCCTCGTGGACGTGATGCTGGTGCTGCTCATCATCTTCATCATCACCGCGCCGCTGATGCAGCACAAAGTGAAGATCGAGCTGCCGGAAACGGATGTGGTCGCCAAGGACGACGAAGAGGCGCGGACCATGCCCATCACCATTTCGGTGACGGAGAACGGTTCGCTGTTCTGGGGCGACGAGGAGATCACCCGCGAGATCCTCGAGTCGCGTCTGTCCAGCGCCGCCCAGCAGGTGCCTCAGCCCAAGCTGAACCTGCGCGGCGACCGTACCACCAAGATGCGCACGATCAGCGAAGTCACCCAGATCGCCCAGCGCAACGGCATGCTGGACATCGGCTTCGTCGCCACCAAAGAGAAGGGTCACTGA
- the exbB gene encoding TonB-system energizer ExbB, protein MLQELFIAAAAGGNASALTQMGFDHMISEMVSKPGEFAVSWIVLLTLVFMSAAAWYWTVFNAIKNTRLKSYADRVVNAFWEAPNAQEAIRVMEEQPRSEPFSKIALDAAQAAAHHQRSEGAGAGLGENLTRSEFVDRALRQAVTRESSRLQSGMVLLATVGATAPFVGLLGTVWGIYGALIRIGATGSASIDAVAGPVGEALIMTAIGLFVAIPAVFAYNFFNKINSATIAKFDSFAHDLHDFFATGSRVR, encoded by the coding sequence ATGCTGCAGGAACTCTTCATCGCCGCCGCTGCGGGGGGCAACGCCTCCGCCCTCACGCAGATGGGCTTCGACCACATGATCTCGGAGATGGTCTCCAAGCCCGGAGAATTCGCCGTCTCCTGGATCGTGCTGCTGACCCTGGTGTTCATGTCGGCCGCGGCCTGGTACTGGACGGTCTTCAACGCCATCAAGAACACCCGCCTGAAGTCCTACGCCGATCGCGTGGTCAATGCGTTCTGGGAAGCCCCCAACGCGCAGGAAGCCATCCGCGTCATGGAAGAGCAGCCGCGTAGCGAGCCGTTCTCCAAGATCGCCCTGGACGCCGCGCAGGCCGCCGCCCACCACCAGCGCTCGGAAGGTGCCGGCGCCGGCCTGGGCGAGAACCTGACCCGCTCGGAGTTCGTCGACCGCGCCCTGCGCCAGGCCGTGACCCGCGAGAGCTCGCGGCTGCAGTCGGGCATGGTGCTGCTGGCGACTGTCGGTGCGACCGCCCCGTTCGTGGGCCTGCTGGGTACGGTGTGGGGCATCTACGGCGCCCTGATCCGCATCGGCGCCACCGGCTCGGCCTCGATCGACGCGGTGGCCGGCCCGGTGGGCGAGGCGCTGATCATGACCGCGATCGGTCTGTTCGTCGCGATCCCGGCGGTGTTCGCCTACAACTTCTTCAACAAGATCAACAGCGCCACGATCGCCAAGTTCGATTCGTTCGCCCACGATCTGCACGACTTCTTCGCCACCGGCTCGCGCGTGCGCTGA
- a CDS encoding energy transducer TonB, protein MAEQLVVHHRNYEETEESGLSWPRIIGIAFVIALHLAALMLLLIPAVAPKAETEKERNILVTLVDAPPPPPPPPPPPPPQDKPPPPIKDLAPPKPSPVPPPPEAPPIDVAEPRPTDVYQEPSPPAPPQPVADIGASVDISSKNMNPPRYPPAAARAGIEGEVILVIDVDANGNVTNVSVERSSRNRDLDRAAMEAARKWRFNPATVNGQKAAGRVRVPVNFTLG, encoded by the coding sequence ATGGCTGAACAACTGGTTGTCCACCACAGGAACTACGAAGAAACCGAGGAGAGCGGCCTCAGCTGGCCGCGCATCATCGGCATTGCGTTCGTCATTGCGCTGCACCTGGCCGCGCTGATGCTGCTGCTCATCCCCGCCGTGGCGCCGAAGGCGGAAACGGAGAAGGAACGCAACATCCTGGTCACCCTGGTCGACGCGCCGCCGCCGCCACCCCCGCCGCCGCCGCCGCCGCCGCCGCAGGACAAGCCGCCGCCGCCGATCAAGGACCTGGCGCCGCCGAAGCCCTCGCCGGTGCCGCCACCGCCGGAGGCCCCGCCGATCGACGTGGCCGAGCCGCGCCCGACCGACGTCTACCAGGAGCCGTCGCCGCCCGCGCCGCCGCAGCCGGTCGCCGACATCGGCGCCAGCGTCGACATCTCCTCCAAGAACATGAACCCGCCGCGCTACCCGCCGGCAGCCGCGCGCGCCGGCATCGAGGGCGAGGTCATCCTCGTCATCGACGTCGACGCCAACGGCAACGTGACCAACGTGTCGGTCGAACGATCCAGCCGCAACCGCGATCTGGACCGGGCCGCCATGGAGGCCGCGCGTAAATGGCGTTTCAATCCCGCTACTGTGAACGGCCAGAAGGCGGCCGGTCGCGTTCGGGTCCCGGTGAACTTCACCCTGGGTTGA
- a CDS encoding tetratricopeptide repeat protein, producing the protein MKFSSKHAVLSIFIAAALGGMVVGDASAQSSRSSKKSDKVEQLYPQATRQEPAAKASTKAGKKLQKLIDVYNKDDYAQTRTLADDVLTTDGANEYDKALATQLAAQAAYNLDDTAAAKTYLQQALQFDALDNNGHYQTMLMLAQLQLADDELDAGMATLDRYLTETRSTRPDDLVLKGQALYQMERYQEAIPPLKQAVESTPEPKDSWVQLLMASYAEANQSGDAIALAEQLAAKNPSDKKTQMNLAAIYAQADQMDKAAVVLEKLRAAGQLSEEREYRQLYITYANMDNREKDVISVINEGLQKGALKPDYQTHLALAQSYYYSEQIPQAIENWQKAAPLSKDGETYLNLARVLWQEGRVPEAKQAAQQALDKGVRKPEDARKIINLK; encoded by the coding sequence ATGAAATTCAGCAGCAAGCATGCCGTCCTGTCGATCTTCATCGCCGCCGCCCTCGGCGGGATGGTCGTGGGCGATGCCTCCGCGCAGTCGTCGCGCTCGAGCAAGAAGTCCGACAAGGTCGAGCAGCTGTACCCGCAGGCGACCCGCCAGGAACCGGCGGCCAAGGCGTCCACCAAGGCCGGCAAGAAGCTGCAGAAGCTGATCGACGTCTACAACAAGGACGATTACGCGCAGACCCGCACGCTGGCCGACGACGTGCTGACCACCGACGGCGCCAACGAGTACGACAAGGCACTGGCCACCCAGCTCGCCGCGCAGGCCGCCTACAACCTCGACGACACCGCCGCGGCCAAGACCTACCTGCAGCAGGCGCTGCAGTTCGACGCCCTGGACAACAACGGCCACTACCAGACGATGCTGATGCTGGCGCAGCTGCAGCTGGCCGACGACGAGCTCGACGCCGGCATGGCCACGCTCGACCGTTACCTGACCGAGACCCGGTCGACCCGGCCCGACGACCTGGTGCTCAAGGGCCAGGCGCTGTACCAGATGGAGCGCTACCAGGAGGCGATCCCGCCGCTGAAGCAGGCGGTCGAGTCGACGCCCGAGCCGAAGGACAGCTGGGTGCAGCTGCTGATGGCCTCCTACGCCGAAGCCAACCAGAGCGGCGATGCGATCGCCCTGGCCGAACAGCTGGCGGCGAAGAACCCGAGCGACAAGAAGACCCAGATGAACCTGGCCGCGATCTATGCCCAGGCCGACCAGATGGACAAGGCCGCCGTGGTGCTGGAGAAGCTGCGCGCGGCCGGCCAGCTGAGCGAGGAGCGCGAGTACCGCCAGCTGTACATCACCTACGCCAACATGGACAACCGCGAGAAGGACGTCATCTCGGTGATCAACGAAGGCCTGCAGAAGGGCGCGCTCAAGCCCGACTACCAGACCCACCTGGCCCTGGCCCAGTCGTACTACTACAGCGAACAGATCCCGCAGGCGATCGAGAACTGGCAGAAGGCCGCCCCGCTGTCCAAGGACGGCGAGACCTACCTCAACCTCGCCCGCGTGCTGTGGCAGGAGGGTCGGGTCCCCGAAGCCAAGCAGGCCGCCCAGCAGGCCCTGGACAAGGGCGTGAGGAAGCCGGAAGACGCCAGGAAAATCATCAACTTGAAGTAA
- a CDS encoding M48 family metallopeptidase, giving the protein MKRAGLVLAAAVVLAACATTTSPTGRTQYMAYSDSQLNQMGAQAFAEMKSKQKTLSGGQQSQYVQCVVQALVAQLPAEWRQLQWETAVFVDDSPNAFALPGGKVGVNTGMFTVAKNQDQLAAVIGHEIGHVYARHTNERASRQSATSTGLAVLGALAGARYGQTGTDLVTQGGGMAAQMGVLLPFSRTQETESDEIGQRLMAQAGFDPAQAVDLWKNMVAASAGRAPEWLSTHPDPQNRIRALEARAPSLQPLYQAARQAGHTPRCGT; this is encoded by the coding sequence CTGAAGCGGGCAGGGTTGGTATTGGCGGCCGCGGTCGTGCTGGCCGCGTGCGCGACCACGACATCGCCCACGGGTCGCACCCAGTACATGGCCTACTCGGACAGCCAGCTCAACCAGATGGGCGCGCAGGCCTTCGCCGAGATGAAGAGCAAGCAGAAGACCCTGTCCGGCGGCCAGCAGAGCCAGTACGTGCAGTGCGTGGTCCAGGCGCTGGTCGCGCAACTGCCTGCGGAATGGCGCCAGCTGCAATGGGAAACGGCGGTGTTCGTCGACGACAGTCCCAACGCCTTCGCCCTGCCCGGCGGCAAGGTCGGCGTGAACACGGGCATGTTCACGGTGGCTAAGAACCAGGACCAGCTGGCGGCGGTGATCGGCCACGAGATCGGCCACGTCTACGCGCGCCACACCAACGAGCGCGCGTCGCGGCAGAGCGCGACCTCGACCGGCCTGGCAGTGCTCGGTGCGCTTGCCGGCGCCCGCTACGGCCAGACCGGCACCGACCTGGTCACCCAGGGCGGCGGCATGGCCGCGCAGATGGGCGTGCTGCTGCCGTTCTCCCGCACCCAGGAAACCGAATCCGACGAGATCGGCCAGCGGTTGATGGCGCAGGCCGGTTTCGACCCGGCGCAGGCCGTGGACCTGTGGAAGAACATGGTCGCGGCCTCCGCCGGCCGCGCGCCCGAATGGCTGTCCACCCACCCCGATCCGCAGAACCGGATCCGGGCGCTGGAAGCCCGGGCGCCGTCGCTGCAGCCGCTCTACCAGGCCGCACGCCAGGCCGGCCATACGCCCCGGTGTGGGACCTGA
- a CDS encoding CPBP family intramembrane glutamic endopeptidase, protein MSTSEPVTGEPVAGTMHAAVPPSRMAPLLRAFLFDALLAVLLVVGGSIAAAAVWTVWRAATLAAGGQPDAAAIQAAIGQPGALAQILFALFATSFAALVLYFWRRRADAGERTTAHAALRRRSTWGWTVLVGVAVFLGSSLLGWLARQLGSEPVPTNLALVEEAARNWPVFLFLFAVVLAPAYEELLFRRVFFGRFLAAGRPWLGLVVSSLAFALVHEVPGISHNPPLAVLQLWLIYGGMGAAFAWLYWRTGSLWAPFLAHALNNALALVVHGLI, encoded by the coding sequence ATCTCGACGTCTGAGCCGGTGACCGGGGAACCCGTGGCCGGGACCATGCACGCCGCCGTGCCGCCATCGCGCATGGCGCCGCTGCTGCGCGCGTTCTTGTTCGACGCGCTGCTGGCCGTGCTGCTGGTGGTCGGCGGCAGCATCGCCGCCGCCGCGGTCTGGACCGTCTGGCGCGCGGCAACGCTGGCCGCCGGCGGCCAGCCGGATGCGGCCGCGATCCAGGCGGCGATCGGCCAGCCGGGAGCGCTGGCGCAGATCCTGTTCGCGCTGTTCGCCACGTCCTTCGCGGCGCTGGTCCTGTATTTCTGGCGGCGGCGTGCCGATGCCGGCGAACGGACCACGGCGCATGCGGCATTGCGGCGCCGTTCCACGTGGGGCTGGACCGTGCTGGTCGGCGTGGCGGTGTTCCTGGGCAGTTCGCTGCTCGGCTGGCTGGCCCGGCAGCTCGGCAGCGAGCCGGTGCCCACCAACCTGGCGCTGGTGGAGGAGGCCGCGCGCAACTGGCCGGTATTCCTGTTCCTGTTCGCGGTGGTGCTCGCGCCGGCCTACGAGGAGCTGCTGTTCCGGCGGGTGTTCTTCGGCCGCTTCCTGGCGGCCGGCCGGCCCTGGCTGGGCCTGGTGGTGAGCAGCCTGGCCTTCGCCCTGGTCCACGAAGTCCCCGGGATCAGCCACAACCCGCCGCTGGCGGTCCTGCAGCTGTGGCTGATCTACGGCGGCATGGGCGCGGCCTTCGCCTGGCTGTACTGGCGCACCGGCAGCCTGTGGGCGCCGTTTCTCGCACACGCGCTGAACAACGCGCTGGCATTGGTCGTACACGGCCTGATCTAG